Proteins co-encoded in one Echeneis naucrates chromosome 22, fEcheNa1.1, whole genome shotgun sequence genomic window:
- the LOC115035829 gene encoding serine palmitoyltransferase 2-like translates to MTESPAAKPAEGEARQPVKNGLKPERNGLVKTLHRCYEPQHKRHDQPEEEEVHLASCYGGLYGRPFIESFEETPMLVAVLTYMGYGILTIFGYLRDFLRHWQIEKCSIAREKENQKDFVPLYQDFENFYTRNLYMRIRDNWNRPICSVPGAKMDLMERTSRDYNWTFEYTDRVVQDVINLGSYNYLGFAENTGPCADSACEVTMKYGVGVTSTRQEIGNLDRHEEMEKLVAKFLGVESAMAFGMGFATNSMNIPALAGKGCLILSDELNHASLVLGARLSGSTIRVFKHNNMQSLEKLLREAIVHGQPRTHRPWKKILIVVEGIYSMEGSIVRLPEVIALKKRYRAYLYLDEAHSIGALGPKGRGVVDYFGLDPCDVDVMMGTFTKSFGAAGGYIAGKRELIEYLRSHSHSAVYATSMSPPVVEQIITSMKCIMGEDGTTIGCKRVRQLADNTVYFRKRLREMGFITYGNNDSPVVPMMLYMPAKIGAFGREMLKRNIGVVVVGFPATPIIESRARFCISAAHTKDMLDRALSVISEVGDLLQLKYSRHRIQPSPARPFDDNVYEDIDD, encoded by the exons ATGACCGAGAGCCCCGCCGCCAAACCGGCAGAGGGGGAAGCCCGTCAGCCCGTCAAGAACGGACTGAAGCCGGAGCGGAACGGCTTGGTGAAGACCCTCCACCGCTGCTATGAGCCGCAGCACAAGCGCCACGACCAgcccgaggaggaggag gtACACCTGGCCTCCTGCTATGGCGGCCTGTATGGTCGGCCCTTCATTGAGTCTTTTGAGGAGACGCCCATGCTGGTAGCAGTGCTCACATACATGGGCTACGGCATCTTGACCATCTTTGGCTACCTCCGCGACTTTCTCCGTCACTGGCAGATTGAAAAGTGCTCCATtgccagagagaaagagaatcaAAAG GACTTTGTTCCCCTCTATCAGGATTTTGAGAACTTTTATACCAGGAACCTCTACATGCGGATCAGGGACAACTGGAACAGGCCAATTTGCAGCGTCCCTGGGGCCAAAATGGACCTGATGGAAAGAACATCCCGCGATTACAACTGGACTTTTGA GTATACAGATCGGGTTGTGCAGGATGTGATTAACTTGGGCTCGTATAATTATCTCGGCTTTGCTGAAAATACTGGTCCGTGTGCTGACTCTGCATGTGAGGTCACCATGAAGTACGGCGTTGGAGTTACGAGCACCAGGCAGGAGATCG GCAACCTGGACAGACACgaggagatggagaaactgGTGGCTAAATTCCTGGGTGTGGAGTCAGCCATGGCGTTTGGGATGGGGTTTGCAACCAACTCCATGAACATACCAGCGCTGGCTGGCAAG GGCTGTCTGATTCTGAGTGATGAGCTGAACCATGCCTCTCTGGTGCTGGGAGCCAGACTCTCTGGGTCGACTATCAGAGTcttcaaacacaaca ATATGCAGAGCCTTGAAAAACTTCTGAGAGAAGCCATAGTTCATGGGCAACCCAGGACTCACAGACCATGGAAGAAGATCCTCATAGTTGTGGAAGGCATTTACAG CATGGAGGGTAGTATAGTCCGCCTGCCAGAAGTGATCGCCCTGAAGAAGCGCTACCGGGCTTACCTTTACCTAGACGAGGCCCACAGCATAGGAGCACTGGGGCCCAAAGGAAGAGGTGTGGTCGATTACTTTGGCCTAGATCCCTGTGATGTGGATGTTATGATGGGCACATTTACGAAGAGTTTTGGTGCTGCGGGTGGATACATCGCAGGGAAACGG GAGCTTATCGAGTACCTGCGCTCCCATTCTCACAGTGCAGTCTACGCCACCTCCATGTCTCCTCCTGTGGTGGAGCAAATCATCACTTCTATGAAGTGCATTATGGGAGAGGATGGCACAACAATAG GCTGCAAACGCGTGCGACAGCTGGCTGACAACACAGTCTATTTCCGCAAGAGGCTTCGAGAAATGGGCTTCATCACCTATGGCAACAATGACTCTCCTGTTGTTCCCATGATGCTCTACATGCCCGCTAAGATAGG AGCGTTTGGCAGGGAGATGCTGAAGAGGAACATTGGCGTGGTGGTCGTGGGCTTCCCTGCTACACCCATTATTGAATCCCGGGCACGCTTCTGCATCTCAGCCGCCCACACAAAAGACATGCTTGACAGG GCTCTGAGTGTCATCAGTGAGGTAGGAGACCTTCTTCAGCTCAAGTACTCCCGACACAGAATACAGCCATCTCCAGCGAGGCCATTCGATGATAATGTGTACGAGGACATTGACGACTGA